From a region of the Thermomicrobium roseum DSM 5159 genome:
- the pheT gene encoding phenylalanine--tRNA ligase subunit beta, with translation MKVPMRWLQELVATDRSAEEIAERLTLAGLEVESIERIGAHWDKIYVGVVEKIEPHPNADRLVLATVDAGAHRLTVVTGAPNIAVGQKVALALAGATLYDGHSAEPRLITLKPATIRGVRSEGMVCSEKELGLSEEHEGILVLDPDAPVGIPLRDYLGDEILELSITPNRVDAYSIVGIAREVAALTNSPLRLPELAPIQVSVDPTLATVEASDLCHRFVGIALEGIRVAPSPWWLRRRLQLVGLRPINNVVDVTNYVMIEWGQPQHAFDRSRLRGGRLIVRRARPGEEIETLDHVRRPLNPDMLVIADAERPVGIAGVMGGLESEISDETTDVLLETANFDMLSIRRTARTLRLRTEASARFERGLDPNLCWPAAQRAVQLLSVLVPTCRVVAMVDHYPVPRRPWQIRFPRSEIPRLLGVDYPDERVISVFESLGLSVERGWDNGRSVWLVTVPTYRSDITIPADLVEEAARVIGYDTIPERLPVGQTVPVEIDPELRLVRQIQNGLVAAGLHEVITYPMVDDQALMALTPSGDRLPERIGFFIRPTQEFVRARNPIRPEWSIMRPSMLPTLLRNAAEQLKFNEAVAIFETGKVYLPRQRDELPDERRVVGCLLAGLATPRDLYQDERPVDYFDLKGILETILPRIGVADVAFCALTHPTLQPGRSAEIRARGRPIGVLGEVLVTVTERFGIPPQTRVVVAEIDIPAILEIGLAPISVRPVSRYQPVDQDFAIVVDESVPAADVAAAIRAAAGPLATEIRLFDVYRGPAIPPGKKSLAFRVIFSAPDRPLSEEELQRLRERIEQQVRRRVKGEFRR, from the coding sequence ATGAAGGTTCCGATGCGCTGGCTCCAGGAATTGGTCGCGACCGACCGCTCTGCAGAGGAAATCGCCGAACGGCTTACGCTCGCCGGACTCGAGGTCGAGTCGATCGAGCGGATCGGTGCACATTGGGACAAGATCTACGTCGGTGTGGTCGAGAAGATCGAACCCCATCCGAATGCTGATCGACTCGTCTTGGCCACGGTCGATGCGGGAGCCCATCGTTTGACCGTGGTGACGGGAGCGCCGAATATCGCCGTCGGACAGAAGGTCGCGCTGGCTCTCGCCGGCGCAACGCTCTACGATGGCCACAGCGCAGAGCCCCGGCTAATCACGCTCAAACCTGCCACCATCCGCGGTGTCCGCTCGGAAGGAATGGTGTGTTCCGAGAAGGAACTCGGCCTTTCCGAGGAGCACGAGGGCATCCTGGTGCTGGATCCGGACGCTCCAGTCGGTATCCCGCTCCGTGACTATCTCGGTGACGAGATTCTGGAACTGTCCATCACACCGAATCGTGTCGACGCCTACTCGATAGTCGGGATCGCACGCGAGGTCGCTGCACTGACGAATTCACCGCTCCGGCTTCCCGAATTGGCACCGATCCAGGTCTCCGTCGACCCGACCCTCGCGACAGTCGAGGCGAGCGACCTCTGCCATCGCTTCGTCGGTATCGCACTCGAGGGAATCCGCGTCGCCCCCTCGCCGTGGTGGCTGCGCCGCCGACTCCAACTGGTCGGCCTTCGCCCGATCAACAACGTGGTGGATGTCACGAACTACGTCATGATCGAGTGGGGACAGCCGCAACATGCCTTCGACCGGTCCCGTCTGCGTGGCGGCCGCTTGATCGTGCGGCGAGCCCGGCCCGGTGAGGAAATCGAGACGCTCGATCACGTCCGTCGTCCACTCAACCCCGACATGCTCGTCATTGCCGACGCCGAGCGTCCAGTCGGGATCGCTGGCGTGATGGGCGGGCTCGAGAGCGAGATCAGCGACGAGACGACCGATGTCCTCTTGGAAACCGCGAATTTCGACATGCTCAGCATTCGACGCACCGCGCGTACGCTCCGGTTGCGGACCGAGGCCTCCGCTCGCTTCGAGCGCGGGCTCGATCCCAATCTTTGCTGGCCCGCCGCCCAGCGCGCGGTGCAATTGCTCAGCGTACTGGTTCCGACCTGCCGCGTCGTCGCGATGGTCGACCATTATCCGGTCCCGCGCCGACCGTGGCAGATCCGATTCCCGCGCAGCGAGATCCCTCGCCTCCTCGGAGTGGACTATCCGGACGAACGCGTGATCAGCGTCTTCGAAAGCTTGGGGCTTTCGGTCGAGCGTGGATGGGACAATGGGCGCTCAGTTTGGCTGGTCACAGTGCCAACGTATCGCAGCGACATTACGATTCCCGCTGACCTCGTCGAGGAGGCGGCACGCGTCATCGGTTACGACACCATTCCCGAACGTCTGCCGGTGGGACAAACCGTCCCCGTCGAAATCGATCCGGAATTGCGCCTCGTGCGCCAAATCCAAAACGGGCTCGTCGCTGCCGGCCTCCACGAAGTGATCACCTACCCGATGGTCGATGATCAAGCGCTCATGGCACTCACACCGTCGGGCGACCGGCTGCCGGAACGCATCGGCTTCTTCATACGGCCAACTCAAGAGTTCGTGCGAGCCCGCAATCCAATCCGGCCGGAATGGTCGATCATGCGACCGTCCATGTTACCGACGCTCTTGCGCAACGCTGCCGAACAGCTCAAATTCAATGAAGCGGTCGCCATCTTCGAGACAGGAAAAGTCTACCTACCGCGACAACGAGACGAATTGCCGGACGAGCGACGGGTAGTCGGCTGTCTGCTCGCGGGGCTCGCGACACCACGTGATCTCTACCAAGACGAGCGTCCGGTCGATTACTTCGATCTCAAGGGCATTCTCGAAACGATCCTGCCGAGGATCGGCGTCGCAGACGTGGCATTCTGCGCGCTCACGCATCCGACACTTCAACCCGGCCGGAGCGCCGAGATCCGCGCACGAGGACGTCCGATCGGCGTGCTGGGCGAAGTACTGGTGACCGTCACCGAACGGTTCGGGATCCCGCCACAGACGCGTGTCGTCGTAGCCGAAATCGATATCCCGGCGATCCTGGAGATCGGCCTGGCGCCCATCAGCGTCCGACCGGTTTCGCGCTATCAGCCTGTCGACCAGGACTTCGCGATCGTCGTCGACGAGTCGGTCCCGGCCGCCGATGTCGCGGCAGCCATTCGGGCTGCAGCAGGGCCGTTGGCCACAGAGATCAGGCTGTTCGACGTCTATCGTGGTCCAGCTATACCTCCCGGGAAGAAGAGCCTCGCGTTCCGAGTCATTTTCTCGGCTCCCGACCGCCCATTGAGCGAGGAGGAACTGCAGCGCCTGCGCGAACGGATCGAGCAACAGGTCCGTCGACGGGTCAAGGGAGAGTTCCGCCGGTGA
- the pheS gene encoding phenylalanine--tRNA ligase subunit alpha translates to MSATTPEQEVSVNTDRIEELRQRAKRELLAITTQAALAEWYARYLGRRGELTQLLRALGTLPPEQRPIIGRLANELRDELQAAYEEREREVREIELAARIAAEAIDVTLPGRRPRIGTLHPVTQMIREVTDIFAHLGFQVVEGPEVEYGSYAFDALNIPPEHPARDVWDTIFIESDQKEIVLRPHTSPMQIRVMERRKPPVRVVVPGRCYRYEAVDATHEWHFHQIEGLAVDEQITMADLKGTLAEFARQLFGKERRVRFRCDFFPFVEPGVDFAIDCMFCRGEGCRVCGQSGWIEILGAGMVHPQVLRNVGYDPDRYTGWAFGMGVERLVMLRYGVPDIRYFYQGDLRFLAQFDRIPV, encoded by the coding sequence ATGAGCGCGACGACTCCGGAGCAGGAGGTATCCGTGAACACCGATCGGATCGAGGAACTGCGACAGCGTGCCAAACGAGAACTCCTGGCGATCACGACACAGGCTGCGCTCGCCGAATGGTACGCTCGATACCTCGGCCGACGCGGAGAGCTGACGCAACTTTTGCGAGCCTTGGGTACGCTGCCACCAGAACAACGGCCGATCATCGGGCGACTCGCCAATGAACTTCGGGATGAACTCCAAGCCGCCTACGAGGAACGCGAGCGCGAGGTACGCGAGATCGAGCTCGCCGCCCGCATCGCGGCGGAAGCGATCGATGTGACGCTTCCCGGCCGACGCCCGCGCATCGGGACACTCCACCCTGTTACGCAAATGATTCGCGAGGTAACCGACATCTTCGCCCATCTCGGCTTCCAGGTGGTCGAGGGTCCTGAAGTGGAATATGGCTCTTACGCGTTCGATGCGCTCAATATTCCACCGGAGCACCCGGCTCGCGACGTGTGGGACACGATCTTCATCGAGTCCGACCAAAAGGAGATCGTTCTGCGTCCGCATACTTCGCCGATGCAGATCCGCGTGATGGAGCGCCGAAAGCCACCGGTTCGCGTCGTGGTGCCCGGTCGTTGTTACCGGTACGAAGCGGTCGACGCGACGCATGAATGGCATTTCCACCAGATCGAGGGGCTCGCCGTCGATGAACAGATCACGATGGCTGATCTGAAAGGGACGTTGGCCGAGTTCGCACGCCAGCTTTTCGGTAAGGAACGACGCGTCCGCTTTCGCTGCGATTTTTTCCCCTTCGTCGAACCGGGGGTCGACTTCGCCATCGACTGCATGTTTTGCCGTGGCGAGGGCTGCCGAGTGTGCGGCCAAAGCGGGTGGATCGAGATCCTGGGTGCAGGGATGGTTCACCCGCAGGTACTCCGCAACGTCGGATACGATCCTGACCGGTATACCGGTTGGGCATTCGGCATGGGTGTCGAGAGACTGGTGATGCTTCGCTATGGTGTTCCTGATATCCGGTACTTCTACCAAGGCGATCTCCGCTTTCTTGCTCAGTTCGACCGCATACCGGTCTGA
- the eno gene encoding phosphopyruvate hydratase yields MSQTTIAAVRAREILDSRGNPTVEVDVQLSCGTVGRAAVPSGASTGRHEALELRDGEPRYAGKGVRRAVEHVNGPIASAICGMDALDQRAIDRVLIELDGTPNKSRLGANALLGVSLAVARAAAAAVQLPLYRYLGGPNAHLLPTPMLNILNGGKHAAGSGVDMQEFMVVPVGAPSFAEAIRWASEIYQALRSVLAERGAATTIGDEGGYAPRLPGNQDAIEVILLAIDRAGYRIGEQVVLALDPAMTELYRDGIYHLPGEGRTLSPDELIDFWAEWIERYPIVSIEDGLAEDDWDHWQRLTARLGQRVQLVGDDLFVTNPQRIRQGILFGVANAVLVKPNQIGTLTETLEAIHLAQTHGYATVISHRSGETADAFIADLAVAVNAGLIKTGAPARIDRVEKYNQLLRIEEELGPAGIYAGWRGFPAGLRRFG; encoded by the coding sequence ATGAGCCAGACGACGATCGCAGCAGTCCGGGCACGGGAGATTCTCGACTCGCGTGGCAATCCGACCGTCGAAGTGGACGTGCAACTTTCCTGCGGGACTGTCGGACGAGCAGCGGTGCCGTCCGGTGCTTCGACTGGGCGCCATGAGGCCCTGGAGTTACGCGATGGCGAGCCGCGTTATGCTGGCAAGGGGGTGCGGCGCGCGGTCGAGCACGTCAATGGACCGATCGCTTCGGCGATTTGTGGAATGGACGCGCTCGATCAACGTGCGATCGATCGAGTACTCATCGAACTGGATGGCACGCCGAACAAGAGCCGTTTGGGTGCCAATGCGCTTCTCGGCGTCTCGCTCGCGGTCGCCCGCGCTGCGGCTGCTGCGGTGCAACTCCCGCTTTACCGCTACCTCGGAGGGCCGAACGCTCATCTTCTCCCGACCCCCATGCTGAACATCTTGAACGGCGGCAAGCATGCCGCAGGCTCCGGTGTCGACATGCAGGAATTCATGGTTGTCCCGGTCGGGGCACCGTCCTTCGCCGAGGCCATCCGTTGGGCGAGCGAGATCTACCAGGCTCTTCGATCGGTGCTCGCGGAGCGTGGTGCTGCGACCACGATCGGTGATGAGGGCGGCTATGCCCCGCGTCTGCCGGGTAACCAGGACGCGATCGAAGTAATCCTCTTGGCGATCGATCGCGCTGGCTACCGAATCGGTGAGCAGGTGGTGCTGGCGCTGGACCCAGCGATGACCGAACTCTATCGGGATGGAATCTACCATTTGCCAGGCGAGGGTCGCACGCTTTCACCGGACGAACTCATCGACTTCTGGGCGGAGTGGATCGAGCGGTATCCGATCGTTTCGATCGAGGACGGGCTCGCGGAGGACGACTGGGATCATTGGCAGCGCTTGACGGCCCGGCTCGGCCAGCGTGTGCAACTCGTCGGGGATGACTTGTTCGTCACGAACCCGCAGCGGATTCGCCAGGGTATCCTGTTCGGTGTCGCCAACGCGGTCTTGGTCAAGCCGAACCAGATCGGGACTCTGACGGAAACGCTCGAGGCAATCCATCTCGCTCAGACGCATGGGTACGCGACCGTGATCTCGCACCGGAGCGGTGAGACCGCCGATGCCTTCATTGCTGATCTCGCGGTAGCGGTGAATGCCGGCTTGATCAAGACAGGGGCCCCAGCACGGATAGATCGGGTCGAGAAGTACAACCAACTGCTGCGCATCGAGGAGGAGCTCGGGCCTGCTGGCATCTACGCTGGCTGGCGTGGATTTCCGGCTGGCTTGCGTCGCTTCGGCTGA
- the gpmI gene encoding 2,3-bisphosphoglycerate-independent phosphoglycerate mutase: MDRPPMVCLVVLDGWAIGPDYPGNAIRAAHTPVMDRLQATYPMTTLRCWGRDVGLPDDQMGNSEVGHLNLGAGRIVYQLITRIDLAIEDGSFFQNEAFQRALDRARQPGRTLHLMGLIGDGGVHSHQRHLLALLELAARAGISRVAVHAFTDGRDTAPTSGIEHLRELLAALDRLRTGFVATVSGRYYAMDRDKRWERTKLAYDAIVCGLGQTARSPLEAIERSYAQGITDEFIVPTVIVDAEGKPLATINDGDAVIFFNFRADRARQLTQALTDAGGFTAFPRCRWPRDLLMVTMAEYEPHFPVLVAFAPDIVRVPLARVLSDVGLRQFHTAETEKYAHVTYFFNGGREEPFPGEDRLLVPSPKVPTYDLKPEMSAPEVTDAAVQAIVSQRYAFVLVNYANPDMVGHTGVFAAAVAAVECVDRCLGRIEQAVRSVNGYLVVTADHGNADEMLVPGTNEVWTAHTKNPVPFILVAPNHSPFRSVALRTGGRLADVAPTILEIMGLPQPEEMTGRSLIVAPSVGR; this comes from the coding sequence GTGGATCGACCGCCGATGGTTTGCCTCGTCGTCCTGGACGGCTGGGCGATCGGCCCGGACTATCCCGGCAATGCGATCCGGGCTGCCCACACGCCGGTCATGGATCGTCTCCAAGCAACCTATCCGATGACGACACTCCGCTGCTGGGGTCGGGACGTCGGCCTGCCCGATGACCAGATGGGAAACTCTGAGGTCGGACACCTCAATCTGGGTGCCGGGCGCATCGTCTATCAACTCATTACGCGTATCGATCTTGCGATCGAGGACGGTTCATTCTTCCAGAATGAGGCATTCCAGCGAGCACTCGACCGCGCGCGCCAGCCGGGACGCACGCTCCATCTCATGGGCTTGATCGGTGATGGTGGCGTGCACAGCCATCAACGGCACCTTCTGGCCCTGTTGGAACTCGCTGCTCGTGCTGGGATTTCCCGTGTCGCCGTCCATGCCTTTACCGACGGTCGGGATACCGCTCCGACGAGCGGTATCGAACACCTGCGCGAGCTACTCGCCGCGCTGGATCGCCTCCGCACCGGTTTCGTCGCTACCGTGAGCGGTCGCTATTATGCGATGGACCGGGACAAGCGCTGGGAGCGGACCAAGCTCGCCTACGACGCCATCGTCTGTGGGCTCGGCCAAACCGCGCGCTCGCCCCTCGAAGCGATCGAGCGAAGCTACGCACAGGGTATAACCGACGAGTTCATCGTCCCAACGGTCATCGTCGATGCAGAAGGAAAGCCGCTCGCGACCATCAACGACGGGGATGCGGTCATCTTCTTCAATTTTCGCGCTGACCGCGCCCGGCAGCTCACGCAAGCGCTCACTGATGCCGGCGGCTTCACTGCTTTCCCACGCTGTCGATGGCCTCGTGATCTCCTCATGGTGACGATGGCCGAGTACGAACCCCACTTTCCTGTGCTCGTCGCCTTCGCCCCTGATATCGTCCGCGTTCCCCTCGCTCGAGTACTCTCCGATGTTGGACTCCGGCAGTTCCACACCGCCGAGACGGAGAAATACGCGCATGTGACGTATTTCTTCAACGGCGGCCGCGAAGAACCATTCCCCGGCGAGGATCGGCTCCTCGTCCCCTCACCCAAAGTACCCACCTACGACCTCAAGCCGGAAATGAGTGCTCCCGAAGTGACCGATGCTGCGGTCCAGGCGATCGTTTCGCAACGCTACGCCTTCGTCCTCGTCAACTACGCCAATCCCGATATGGTCGGGCACACGGGTGTCTTCGCGGCCGCAGTCGCTGCGGTGGAGTGTGTCGACCGTTGTCTTGGACGCATCGAGCAGGCCGTGCGTTCGGTCAACGGCTATCTTGTCGTCACGGCTGACCACGGAAATGCCGACGAGATGCTGGTTCCTGGAACCAACGAGGTTTGGACGGCGCATACGAAGAATCCGGTACCATTCATCCTCGTCGCACCGAACCATTCGCCATTTCGCTCGGTGGCTCTGCGGACCGGTGGGCGCCTAGCCGATGTCGCGCCGACGATCCTCGAGATCATGGGCCTTCCCCAACCGGAGGAAATGACCGGCCGGAGTTTGATCGTCGCACCATCCGTCGGCAGGTGA
- the ilvD gene encoding dihydroxy-acid dehydratase, with the protein MRSERITHGIDRAPARAMLRAVGFRDEDFDKPIVAIANTWTDAMPCNYHLRELAQHLREGIREAGGVPVEFNTIAVNDAISMGTEAMKASLISREVIADSIELMAYGYQFDALVAIVSCDKTIPGGAMGVIRAGVPAMVLYGGSIAPGHWRDRELTIVEVFEAVGAYAAGKITLEELQEIERRAIPGPGACGGQYTANTMAMALEVMGLSPMGYNAIPAIAPEKASATREAGRRFMEVVRANRTPRDFLTKTSLRNAIAAVAATGGSTNAVLHLLAIAHELGIPLSIDEFDEISQRTPIIADLKPWGKYVAWSLYKAGGTKLVVKRLLEAGLVDGDARLVTGETLAEAVADAQEAPGQPVVYHPSAPLKPHGGLVILRGSLAPEGAVLKVAGTEQMYFRGTARVFDAEEQAMQAVLNQQIKPGDVVVIRYEGPKGGPGMREMLGITAAIVGEGLGPHVALVTDGRFSGGTKGLMIGHVAPEAPVGGPIAFVQDGDTIVIDVEKRRIDLEVSETELAERRSRWSPPAPRFTNGVFARYAALVSSASQGAVLRTPAWQ; encoded by the coding sequence ATGCGCAGTGAGCGGATCACGCACGGGATCGATCGAGCACCGGCCCGCGCCATGCTGCGAGCAGTCGGTTTTCGCGACGAGGACTTCGACAAACCGATCGTCGCGATCGCCAATACGTGGACCGATGCGATGCCGTGTAATTACCACCTGCGGGAACTCGCCCAGCACTTGCGCGAGGGTATCCGCGAGGCTGGCGGTGTACCAGTCGAGTTCAACACGATCGCGGTGAACGATGCCATCTCGATGGGAACCGAAGCGATGAAGGCCTCGCTGATCAGTCGCGAGGTGATCGCTGACTCGATCGAACTCATGGCGTATGGGTACCAGTTCGATGCCCTGGTCGCTATCGTCTCCTGTGACAAGACGATTCCAGGAGGGGCGATGGGGGTGATTCGTGCTGGGGTTCCTGCCATGGTGTTGTACGGAGGCTCGATCGCTCCCGGGCACTGGCGTGATCGCGAACTCACGATCGTGGAGGTCTTTGAAGCGGTAGGGGCTTACGCGGCCGGAAAGATCACGCTGGAGGAGCTGCAGGAGATCGAGCGACGCGCGATCCCGGGACCGGGAGCCTGTGGTGGGCAATATACGGCGAACACGATGGCGATGGCACTCGAAGTGATGGGCTTGTCGCCGATGGGCTACAACGCGATACCAGCGATCGCGCCGGAGAAGGCTTCAGCAACCCGCGAGGCTGGCCGTCGCTTCATGGAGGTCGTCCGGGCGAACCGAACGCCGCGCGATTTCTTGACCAAGACCTCGCTGCGTAACGCGATCGCTGCAGTGGCTGCAACGGGCGGGTCGACCAACGCGGTTTTGCACCTCCTGGCGATCGCGCACGAGTTGGGTATTCCGCTGAGCATCGACGAGTTCGATGAGATCAGCCAGCGAACGCCGATCATCGCTGATCTCAAACCGTGGGGTAAATACGTGGCATGGAGCCTCTATAAGGCTGGCGGGACCAAGCTCGTGGTGAAGCGACTCCTCGAGGCTGGACTCGTCGATGGGGATGCTCGTTTGGTGACGGGTGAGACCCTGGCCGAGGCAGTCGCTGATGCTCAGGAGGCTCCTGGTCAGCCGGTCGTCTATCATCCGTCCGCTCCGTTGAAACCGCATGGTGGTCTGGTTATCCTGCGTGGATCGCTCGCTCCCGAGGGTGCTGTTCTGAAAGTCGCCGGCACAGAGCAGATGTACTTCCGCGGAACGGCTCGCGTCTTCGACGCCGAAGAGCAAGCGATGCAAGCGGTCCTCAACCAGCAGATCAAGCCAGGCGATGTGGTGGTCATTCGGTACGAGGGGCCCAAGGGTGGTCCGGGCATGCGGGAAATGCTGGGGATCACGGCAGCGATCGTGGGTGAGGGGCTCGGTCCGCATGTCGCGCTGGTCACCGATGGCCGGTTCTCAGGCGGTACCAAGGGACTCATGATCGGCCATGTAGCACCCGAAGCGCCGGTGGGTGGACCGATCGCCTTCGTCCAGGATGGTGACACCATCGTGATCGACGTGGAGAAGCGGCGGATCGATCTCGAGGTGTCAGAGACGGAACTCGCCGAACGGCGTTCGCGCTGGTCGCCGCCAGCACCACGGTTCACGAATGGGGTCTTCGCGCGCTACGCTGCGCTCGTTAGCTCTGCCTCGCAGGGTGCTGTCTTGCGGACACCTGCCTGGCAATGA
- a CDS encoding 5-(carboxyamino)imidazole ribonucleotide synthase has protein sequence MRIGILGGGQLGRMLALAGYPLGLHFRGLDPAPEAPLGHVAELLVASYDDRLALEQFATGLDYVTYEFENVPGTTAEFLATRLPVLPPPVALFRAQDRLEEKQLFESCGIPVPRYAPISSPEDFGPAIETVPFPAVLKTRRFGYDGHGQKRVRQPAELPRAWEELGRVSCLLEEFVPFDYEVSLLGARSRTGEIAFYPLVENRHTEGILALSRAPAPRANRTLQEQAERSVAALLEELSYVGILAVEFFVVGETLLANEMAPRVHNSGHWTIEGAETSQFEQHLRAILGWPLGSTAMRGYAAMINLLGSLPPIESLLAIPNVHVHLYGKTPRPRRKLGHVTIRAESPEERDELVRLVLSIVEFPQPVTI, from the coding sequence ATGCGCATCGGCATTCTCGGCGGAGGGCAACTCGGGCGAATGCTGGCGCTCGCCGGTTATCCGCTCGGTCTGCACTTTCGCGGTCTCGATCCAGCTCCCGAGGCCCCGCTCGGTCACGTCGCCGAACTGCTCGTGGCCTCCTACGACGACCGCCTTGCCCTCGAGCAGTTTGCAACCGGGTTGGACTACGTCACGTATGAATTCGAGAACGTCCCGGGCACGACGGCCGAATTCCTGGCGACACGGCTGCCGGTTCTGCCGCCACCAGTGGCCCTGTTCCGTGCTCAAGACCGGCTGGAAGAAAAGCAACTGTTCGAATCGTGTGGTATTCCCGTCCCTCGTTACGCGCCGATCTCGTCGCCCGAGGACTTCGGCCCGGCCATCGAAACTGTACCGTTTCCAGCTGTTCTCAAGACGCGACGCTTCGGTTACGACGGGCATGGGCAAAAACGCGTGCGCCAGCCTGCAGAACTCCCGCGAGCCTGGGAAGAGCTGGGTCGTGTCTCCTGCCTGCTCGAGGAGTTCGTACCGTTCGACTACGAAGTCTCGCTCCTTGGGGCGCGTTCACGCACCGGTGAAATCGCGTTCTACCCACTCGTCGAAAATCGCCATACCGAAGGCATTCTCGCGCTCTCACGCGCACCGGCCCCACGTGCGAACCGCACCCTACAAGAGCAAGCCGAACGCTCAGTGGCAGCTCTCCTTGAAGAACTGTCTTACGTCGGCATCCTGGCCGTCGAGTTCTTCGTCGTCGGCGAGACGCTCCTGGCCAACGAAATGGCACCTCGCGTGCATAACAGTGGCCACTGGACGATCGAAGGAGCGGAAACGAGTCAGTTCGAGCAGCACCTGCGCGCTATCCTGGGATGGCCCCTCGGCTCGACGGCGATGCGCGGCTACGCGGCGATGATCAATCTGCTCGGTTCCCTACCACCGATCGAGTCGCTCCTCGCGATTCCCAATGTGCACGTGCACCTCTACGGGAAAACCCCGCGACCGCGTCGAAAACTGGGTCATGTCACGATCCGGGCCGAGAGCCCCGAAGAACGGGATGAACTGGTTCGCCTCGTCCTTTCGATCGTTGAATTCCCTCAACCCGTCACGATCTAG
- the purE gene encoding 5-(carboxyamino)imidazole ribonucleotide mutase, which produces MGSRSDWETMSHAASTLDHLNIPYEVRVVSAHRTPDLMFEYAATAEARGIEVIIAGAGGAAHLPGMTAAKTVVPVLGVPVQTHTLHGLDSLLSIVQMPAGVPVGTLAIGRAGAVNAALLAAAILGTKYPEIRERLRRFRDEQTRAVLENPDPRQAP; this is translated from the coding sequence ATGGGCTCACGATCCGACTGGGAGACGATGAGTCACGCTGCCAGCACGCTCGATCACCTGAATATTCCGTACGAGGTTCGTGTCGTGTCAGCGCACCGGACTCCGGACCTCATGTTCGAGTATGCGGCGACAGCCGAAGCACGCGGGATCGAGGTCATCATCGCCGGAGCTGGGGGCGCCGCCCATCTGCCCGGGATGACCGCCGCCAAGACTGTCGTACCGGTTCTCGGCGTGCCGGTGCAGACCCACACGCTGCACGGACTCGATTCGCTGCTTTCGATTGTCCAGATGCCTGCCGGAGTACCGGTCGGCACACTCGCCATCGGTCGCGCCGGTGCAGTCAATGCTGCGCTCCTGGCAGCAGCTATTCTCGGGACGAAGTACCCCGAGATCCGCGAGCGTCTTCGCCGTTTCCGAGACGAACAAACGCGCGCAGTTCTGGAGAACCCTGACCCGCGACAGGCACCGTGA